The Brachyhypopomus gauderio isolate BG-103 chromosome 17, BGAUD_0.2, whole genome shotgun sequence genome includes a window with the following:
- the cd93 gene encoding complement component C1q receptor has product MMRLLLLTLYALLGDGRMNGASTRCTNNACFTFHKDKKTFEQASQFCVDNGGRLITIRNDVELSDVMSIVTFPTTLPYEDKIWIGLKLSKGNCVISGESLHGFKWTSDGPDSSYSNWNKEPRSTCTEERCVSIYSNELKWRDGSCKDGAFYVCKFNFKGMCKPLSLAGPGEINYTLPFSKLVQQDNGLSMLPFGTFADISCVDTDERPFLLCKNTGAGFGWEIPGPFCDSGKRRCRNNNGGCDHICSENEGKGVRCQCKEGYYLGEDQIRCFPRDNCHNSQCEYMCQPTSTGFSCVCPEGFRLAANQISCVDVDECRQKVCDGHICHNNQGSYKCECKKGFRDVTGICEDIDECSESICKPNANCLNTEGSFACYCAPGFRESDNGEKCTDVDECLNSPCADKCINTIGSYTCSCGKNHRLAENGISCIPDQNHIFHIYTSKEPVVVSQVFDESPDTTIVARLPKETTTKMASGVHKDSSHGPFWVWVCVLGSVILLLLLIALTIISVHRWRRSRKDAKKKNATTDGYCWVSSGFTVQVESEQN; this is encoded by the coding sequence ATGATGCGCCTGCTACTTCTGACACTATACGCGCTCCTCGGTGATGGACGGATGAACGGCGCGTCTACCAGGTGCACGAACAACGCTTGCTTCACCTTTCATAAAGACAAAAAAACGTTTGAACAGGCGAGTCAATTTTGCGTGGACAACGGCGGACGTTTGATTACGATAAGAAACGATGTCGAATTAAGTGACGTGATGTCGATCGTTACGTTTCCAACAACGCTTCCGTACGAGGACAAAATCTGGATAGGACTAAAGTTGTCAAAAGGGAACTGTGTTATCAGCGGTGAGAGTTTGCATGGCTTTAAATGGACCTCGGATGGTCCGGACTCATCGTATTCTAACTGGAACAAGGAACCCAGAAGCACGTGCACAGAAGAGCGCTGCGTTTCCATTTACTCAAATGAACTCAAATGGAGAGACGGGTCGTGTAAAGACGGTGCGTTTTATGTGTGTAAATTTAATTTCAAGGGCATGTGCAAACCTTTGTCGCTAGCTGGACCGGGGGAAATTAATTATACTCTCCCATTCTCAAAGCTGGTTCAACAAGATAATGGACTGAGCATGTTGCCCTTTGGCACGTTTGCTGACATAAGCTGCGTGGATACTGACGAGCGCCCTTTCTTGCTGTGTAAAAACACGGGAGCCGGTTTTGGTTGGGAAATACCGGGACCTTTTTGCGATTCTGGAAAAAGACGCTGCAGAAATAATAACGGAGGCTGCGATCACATTTGTTCTGAGAACGAAGGAAAGGGGGTCCGGTGTCAATGCAAGGAGGGATATTACCTCGGCGAGGATCAAATCAGGTGCTTCCCGCGGGATAACTGCCATAATTCCCAGTGCGAATATATGTGCCAACCCACATCGACTGGATTTTCATGCGTATGTCCAGAAGGCTTTCGTCTGGCCGCAAACCAAATTAGTTGTGTAGACGTGGATGAATGTCGTCAAAAAGTCTGTGATGGCCACATATGTCACAACAATCAAGGTAGCTATAAGTGTGAATGTAAGAAAGGGTTTAGAGACGTTACCGGCATCTGCGAGGATATTGATGAATGCTCTGAATCTATATGTAAACCTAACGCAAACTGTCTGAATACGGAAGGGTCATTCGCCTGCTACTGCGCCCCGGGTTTCAGGGAATCAGATAATGGTGAGAAATGTACAGATGTTGATGAATGTCTCAATTCTCCTTGTGCAGATAAGTGCATTAATACAATCGGTAGCTACACGTGCTCTTGTGGCAAGAACCATCGTTTAGCTGAGAACGGAATTAGTTGTATTCCCGACCAAAACCACATCTTTCACATTTACACTTCAAAAGAACCAGTAGTAGTAAGTCAAGTATTTGATGAGTCACCGGATACTACAATAGTTGCCCGTCTTCCTAAAGAGACAACTACTAAAATGGCTAGTGGTGTGCACAAGGACAGTTCACATGGACCGTtttgggtttgggtgtgtgttttgggcTCAGTCATTCTCCTGCTCCTTCTAATTGCACTCACGATTATCTCAGTACATCGCTGGCGTCGGTCGCGGAAAGACGCAAAGAAGAAAAATGCCACTACGGACGGATACTGCTGGGTGTCCTCTGGATTCACGGTTCAAGTGGAATCAGAACAGAACTGA
- the susd4 gene encoding sushi domain-containing protein 4: protein MHQHADRQGKTSPFNRIAVYGQFLMIFTIPPLRLVTAFPDPTIVEQFCRDPGVPAHGRRTPSSGVFFEDAVARFSCAEGFKLKGTAKITCTRFQNGSVGWRPSLKPVCLPDDCLPPYIEDADVVNKTYRPGDNLAISCHEGFQIRYPDMDNMESVCQEGGTWDNQPTCQGCLRPLLPPHSYMNISEMEFSVPVGTLVRYQCFPGYKLEGSEFLECMYNLIWSDVPPRCLDVEACPLPLMVEHGDYMCHPEPCNRYIHGTVVEFYCDPGYSLANDYKYITCLYGQWLPQVKIYCIHEDTSWSGFQESLVTTWKVVSFTASSVLLALLLVIMAKVFHFKCKIHHNASEEREDTRGPNVIVVDGVSVPLPSYEEAVSGPNYQPPHMPSPAGPGSGQHSEEQDPPSYPGHAESPSDALLDIGEGDSCDSISETSEHLRATHPSSSHAVGLSNTSEKTNAVTSMEETASTSPSIDIADEIPLVEDEEEDC, encoded by the exons ATGCATCAACATGCTGATAGACAAGGAAAGACATCTCCGTTTAACCGCATTGCTGTCTACGGCCAATTTCTTATGATATTCACCATCCCCCCTCTTCGACTGGTCACCGCCTTCCCGGACCCTACAATAG TAGAGCAGTTTTGCAGAGATCCGGGCGTTCCAGCGCATGGACGCAGAACACCAAGTTCTGGGGTCTTCTTTGAAGATGCAGTGGCCAGATTCTCTTGTGCTGAGGGATTCAAACTAAAGGGAACCGCAAAGATCACCTGTACACGCTTCCAAAATGGATCAGTAGGATGGAGACCAAGCCTTAAACCAGTGTGCCTTCCAGACG ATTGTCTTCCTCCATACATTGAGGATGCCGATGTTGTTAATAAGACCTACAGACCTGGAGATAACCTTGCTATAAGCTGTCATGAGGGATTTCAGATCCGATACCCTGACATGGATAATATGGAGTCGGTATGCCAGGAGGGTGGAACATGGGACAATCAACCCACCTGTCAAG GTTGCCTGCGGCCCCTGCTTCCTCCACACAGTTACATGAACATCTCTGAGATGGAGTTCTCTGTGCCAGTGGGTACACTGGTGCGCTACCAGTGTTTCCCTGGTTACAAGTTGGAGGGCTCAGAATTCCTGGAATGCATGTATAACCTTATATGGTCGGACGTGCCACCCCGGTGCCTTGATGTTGAAG CATGTCCCTTACCTCTGATGGTGGAGCACGGAGATTACATGTGTCATCCAGAGCCGTGTAACCGCTACATACATGGAACTGTGGTAGAGTTCTACTGTGATCCTGGCTATTCGTTAGCCAATGATTACAAATATATCACCTGTCTCTATGGACAGTGGCTTCCTCAGGTGAAAATATACTGCATTCACGAAG ACACAAGCTGGTCAGGCTTTCAGGAGTCCCTAGTGACGACATGGAAGGTGGTGTCTTTCACCGCCTCCAGTGTGCTGTTAGCCCTTCTCCTCGTGATCATGGCAAAGGTCTTCCATTTCAAATGCAAGATCCACCACAATGCCAG TGAGGAGCGAGAGGACACCAGGGGTCCAAACGTCATCGTAGTGGATGGTGTCTCTGTGCCTCTCCCGTCCTACGAGGAAGCAGTCAGTGGCCCAAATTACCAGCCACCGCACATGCCGTCTCCTGCCGGTCCGGGAAGTGGTCAGCACTCAGAGGAACAAGACCCCCCTTCATACCCGGGACACGCCGAAAGTCCGAGCGACGCTCTGCTGGATATCGGAGAGGGAGACTCGTGTGACAGCATCTCAGAGACATCCGAGCATCTTCGAGCAACACATCCGTCGTCATCGCATGCTGTGGGGCTGAGCAACACGTCGGAGAAGACCAATGCGGTCACCTCCATGGAGGAGACCGCCTCCACAAGTCCAAGCATAGATATAGCAGATG AAATCCCTCTTGTGGAGGACGAAGAGGAGGACTGCTGA